One Mesorhizobium sp. L-2-11 genomic region harbors:
- a CDS encoding aldo/keto reductase — protein MKKRRVGSTALEITEVSFGGAAIGGLYRSCPREAAMQTLQVAWDAGLRYFDTAPFYGFGLSERRFGDFLRDKPRDSYVLSTKVGRLLRPVPDGQIPDHSYVDPLPFALDYDYSYDGIMRSVEFSYARLGLNRIDILFVHDIGVYTHGVEKTKLHFRQFMDGGLKALEELKSSRVISAYGLGVNEVQICLDVLRQAPLDCILLASRYSLLDRTAEAELLPLCRQRQTSLIIGGVFNSGILATGPVPGAHFDYLPASPDILDRVGAMERIATEGGYPLAAAAFQFPLHEPVVASVLTGTAKPANLARNLQLLDIQVPETEFAKYDPPTVVQKLG, from the coding sequence ATGAAGAAACGCCGTGTCGGCAGCACCGCGCTGGAAATAACCGAGGTCAGCTTCGGCGGCGCGGCGATCGGCGGCCTCTACCGATCCTGCCCGCGCGAGGCGGCGATGCAGACGCTGCAGGTCGCCTGGGATGCCGGCCTGCGCTATTTCGATACGGCGCCCTTCTACGGCTTCGGCCTCTCGGAACGCCGTTTTGGCGATTTCCTGCGCGACAAGCCGCGGGATTCCTACGTGCTGTCGACCAAGGTCGGGCGCCTGTTGCGGCCGGTGCCGGATGGCCAGATCCCGGACCATTCCTATGTCGATCCGCTGCCCTTTGCACTCGACTACGACTATTCCTACGACGGCATCATGCGCTCGGTCGAGTTCAGCTATGCGCGGCTTGGCCTCAATCGAATCGACATCCTGTTCGTCCACGACATCGGCGTCTACACGCATGGCGTCGAGAAAACCAAGCTGCATTTCCGCCAGTTCATGGATGGCGGGCTGAAGGCGCTGGAAGAGCTGAAATCGTCCAGGGTCATTTCGGCGTATGGCCTTGGCGTCAACGAGGTGCAGATCTGTCTCGATGTGCTGCGCCAGGCGCCGCTCGACTGCATCCTGCTCGCCAGCCGCTACTCGCTGCTCGACCGCACCGCCGAAGCCGAATTGCTGCCGCTTTGCCGGCAACGGCAGACCTCGCTGATCATCGGCGGCGTCTTCAATTCCGGTATTTTGGCGACCGGCCCGGTGCCAGGTGCGCATTTCGACTATTTGCCGGCCAGCCCGGATATTCTCGACCGCGTCGGCGCCATGGAGAGAATTGCCACGGAGGGCGGCTACCCGCTTGCCGCGGCGGCGTTCCAGTTCCCGCTGCACGAGCCTGTGGTGGCTTCTGTGCTGACGGGCACCGCCAAACCGGCCAACCTGGCGCGAAACCTGCAACTGCTCGACATCCAGGTGCCCGAAACCGAATTCGCCAAATATGATCCCCCTACGGTCGTACAGAAACTTGGCTGA
- a CDS encoding UxaA family hydrolase, giving the protein MNPANSILLSPADNVAVANGRIEIGAVLPGGAVATALIEPGHKVAIKPIAAGEAVVKYAQAIGRATQDIAPGEHVHSHNLVFESGRLPVVPPSEAVHATEADRARTFMGYRRADGRAGTRNFIGILASVNCSATVCHAIADEANRTLLPRYPGIDGFVPIVHGQGCGMSATGDGMMVLHRTLAGYARHPNFGGVLMVGLGCEVNQLTLYGQKGVAAGKRHFNIQEAGGSRKSVEKAMLVLAEIAEEVGRLEREPIPVSEIVVGLQCGGSDGMSGITANPALGAAVDILAGVGGIGILSETTEIYGAEHLLAYRAATPEIAAKLDGYVKWWEDHVAKHGASIDNNPSPGNKRGGLTTILEKSLGAVAKGGQTPLNGVFGYAEKVGGHGLVFMDTPGYDPVSATGQVAGGANVIVFTTGRGSCFGCRPTPSIKVASNSTMYHTMEEDMDVNCGVIASGEKTIAGMGREIFELIVETASGRKTKSEAFGYGDNEFVPWHLGATL; this is encoded by the coding sequence GTGAACCCCGCAAACAGCATTCTTCTGTCCCCCGCCGACAATGTCGCGGTCGCCAACGGCCGCATCGAGATCGGCGCGGTGCTGCCGGGCGGGGCCGTTGCCACGGCGCTGATCGAACCCGGCCACAAGGTGGCGATCAAGCCGATTGCCGCCGGCGAGGCCGTGGTCAAATACGCCCAGGCGATCGGCCGCGCCACCCAGGATATTGCACCCGGCGAGCATGTCCATTCGCACAATCTGGTCTTCGAGTCCGGGCGTTTGCCGGTGGTGCCGCCGAGCGAGGCCGTGCACGCGACAGAGGCCGACCGCGCCCGCACCTTCATGGGCTACCGCCGCGCCGACGGCCGTGCCGGCACGCGCAACTTCATCGGCATTCTCGCCAGCGTCAATTGCTCGGCCACCGTTTGCCACGCCATCGCCGACGAGGCCAACCGCACGCTGCTGCCCAGATATCCCGGCATTGACGGCTTCGTTCCCATCGTTCACGGCCAGGGCTGCGGCATGAGCGCCACCGGCGACGGCATGATGGTGCTGCACCGCACGCTTGCCGGCTATGCCCGCCACCCGAATTTTGGCGGCGTGCTAATGGTCGGTCTCGGCTGCGAAGTCAACCAGCTCACCCTCTATGGCCAGAAGGGCGTCGCCGCGGGAAAACGCCATTTCAACATCCAGGAAGCCGGCGGCTCGCGCAAGTCGGTCGAGAAGGCGATGTTGGTGCTGGCCGAGATCGCCGAGGAGGTCGGCAGGCTTGAGCGTGAGCCTATCCCGGTCAGCGAGATTGTCGTCGGCCTGCAATGCGGCGGCTCCGACGGCATGTCCGGCATCACCGCCAATCCGGCGCTTGGCGCCGCCGTCGACATCCTGGCCGGCGTCGGCGGCATCGGCATCCTCTCCGAAACGACGGAGATCTACGGCGCCGAGCATCTGCTGGCCTATCGCGCGGCGACCCCGGAGATCGCCGCCAAGCTCGACGGCTATGTAAAATGGTGGGAAGACCATGTCGCCAAGCATGGCGCCTCCATCGACAACAATCCCTCGCCAGGCAACAAGCGCGGCGGCCTGACCACCATTTTGGAGAAGTCGCTTGGCGCGGTCGCCAAGGGCGGCCAGACCCCGCTCAACGGCGTCTTCGGCTATGCCGAAAAGGTCGGCGGCCACGGCTTGGTGTTCATGGACACGCCCGGCTACGATCCGGTTTCCGCCACCGGCCAGGTGGCTGGCGGCGCCAACGTCATCGTCTTCACCACCGGCCGCGGCTCCTGCTTCGGCTGCCGGCCGACACCGTCGATCAAGGTCGCCAGCAACTCGACCATGTACCACACCATGGAAGAGGACATGGACGTCAATTGCGGCGTCATCGCCTCGGGCGAAAAGACCATCGCCGGCATGGGCCGCGAGATTTTCGAGCTGATCGTCGAGACGGCTTCCGGCCGCAAGACCAAGAGCGAGGCGTTCGGCTACGGCGACAACGAGTTCGTGCCCTGGCACCTCGGGGCGACCCTCTAG